From Candidatus Xianfuyuplasma coldseepsis:
TGTAAAAGATCCTGAAAAATGTATTATGTGTCGTCGTTGTGAAACGATGTGTAACGAGGTTCAAACAGTCGGTGTCCTCAGTGCGATTAATCGTGGTTTCGAAGTGACGGTTGCACCAGCATTCAATCTTAATTTTGTGGATACATCCTGCACGTACTGTGGCCAATGTGTTGCGGTATGTCCTACAGCTGCGTTGACATCGATGAGTGAACTTCATAAGGTATGGCGAGCACTCGCCAATCCCCGTCGTCACGTCGTTGCCCAAATTGCACCTGCTGTCCGGGTTGCACTTGGGGAAATGTTTGATATGGATCCCGGTAGTATTTCCACTGGTAAAATTGTTACGGCGTTAAAACGCTTGGGCTTTGACAAAGTATTTGACACCAACTTTGCGGCTGACTTAACGATTATGGAAGAAGCACGTGAGTTGGTTCATCGTATTGAACATGGTGGACGTTTGCCAATGCTGACATCCTGTTGTCCGGCATGGGTGAAGTTCATTGAACATCAGTTCCCAGATTTACTGGATGTACCTAGTTCCTGTAAATCCCCACAAACGATGTTAGGGGCTATCGCAAAGTCCTACTATTTAGATACACTTGATATCTTACCTAGACGGCTCAAAGTCGTATCAATCATGCCGTGTGTAGCAAAAAAAGCCGAAGCGGCCCGTCCTGAATTATCAAAAGAAAGCTTACTGGATGTCGATTATGTACTGAGTACAAGAGAGCTCGGATATATGATTACCGAAGCTGGAATCGACTTTAAAAACCTCGAGGAAAGCGAGTTTGACAGTATCCTTGGTGAATCCACTGGTGCTGCTGCCATCTTTGGAACCACGGGTGGTGTAATTGAAGCTGCGGTTCGTTCAGCAAGTTACATCATGACGGGTGAAAACATCGATAAGATTGAGTTTGAAGAACTTCGTGGTTTAGACGGAATCCGGGAAGCAACGGTAAACGTTGGTGGTATGGATCTAAACATCGGTATTGCTCATGGACTTGGAAATGCCCGGAAACTACTGGAATCGATTCAAGCTGGTACGTCCAAATATCATGCGATTGAAATTATGGCATGTCCAGGTGGATGTATTGGTGGTGGTGGGCAACCCTATCATCATGGAAAAACCGACGTTATCTTAAAACGACAACAAGCTATTTATGAAATTGATCGCAATAGTACAAGACGTCGTTCACATGAAAATCAAGCTGTCTTACAACTATATAAAGATTTCTTAGGAGAACCTTATGGTGAAAAAGCACACGATTTACTTCACACAAGCTACACCAAAGGAGAACGAATTTAAAAACTGGCAAATCATGCCAGTTTTTTTTATTAAATCTCCTATATAGAAATATATATTTCTAATCTTTTTACTACTAATTATTGAGTTGACATTGAAAATATTGAGTGATACTATAAAATTGTGGAAACCTTTCCTTTTTTTAGTAACTACAAATGGAGGAGACAGTATGAAATCATTGTATTCAAAACGATTATCCAAACATCAAAAAGAATTGAAACAACTGTATTTCAAGTTGTATGATTCATATGGTGCAACACCCAAAGATTTTGATTCTCTCCTTTCCATGATGTTTGAACGGTATAATGAACGAAGTGATCGTTTGAACAACTTAGATCAACATCATAAGACGTGGTACTTGTCCCGTAAACTTGTCGGATATACTTTGTATGTCGATTTGTTCTCTGATACCCTTCGCAAGTTAGAAAAGAAAATACCGTATCTACAAGAACTAGGTATTACATTTGTTCATCTAATGCCACTTCTACAAACCCCTGAAGGGGAAAATGATGGTGGATACGCTGTTGAAGATTATCTCGAGATTAATCCATCACTGGGTACTATGGATGATTTTGAACATCTCATTGAACAATTCGCAGATGCCAATATTGTTATCTGTATTGATTACGTTATCAATCACACATCGGACACGCATGAATGGGCACGAAAAGCTCTTAATGGTGATTCACAATATCAAGATATGTACCTGATGTATGATGATCGCACAATTCCTGATCAGTTCGACCAAACGGTACCGCTCGTGTTACCAAACAAACGGCCAAGTAATTTCACATACAAAGAAGAAATTAATAAATGGGTCTATACCTCATTCAGCAGTTTTCAATGGGATTTGAACTTCAAGAATCCATTGGTATTTGAAGAGATGGTAAATATCTTATTACAATTAGCAAACAAAGGTATCAATATGATTCGACTCGATGCCATCCCTTTTATGTGGAAAGAACTACATACCTCTTGTCGAAATCTACCAGAAGTACACGACTTATTACATTTGTTCCATTTAATCAAAGAGATTGTCTGTCCTTCACTGGTCCTACTTGGCGAAGCCATCGTCGAACCTGATGAAATATTTAAATATTTCGGTACTGAAGAACGAAATGAGTGTAGTGTACTTTATAATGCAAACCTCATGGTGAACATATGGAATGCCTTTGCCACAAGAGACGTTCGATTATTAAACATTGATAACTCTAAGTACCATATTCATGATCAAGGTTGTTGGATGAACTACGTTCGCTGTCACGATGATATTGGTTGGGGGTTAAATGAATCCGCATTGGAATCTCTTGGAGTGAGTCCTTATTATCATAAACAATATCTAATTGAATTCTACAGCAATCAGTTTCCTGGTAGTTTTGCCAAAGGTGAAATCTATCAATTCAACCCGCAAAACAACGATGCAAGAATTAATGGTACTACCGCATCACTACTTGGTTTAGAACGTTCCTATGATGAACACAATGAATACGAACAATACATCGCGTTGCGACGGATATTTCTTGCCCATGCAATTCTCTTTTCCCATCGTGGAATACCACTAATCTATAGCGGTGATGAAATTGCTACAATTAATGATCAGTCCTATCGTAGTGATGATCGCAAGAACGAAGACGGACGATGGGTACATCGACCATATTTTGATTGGACACGAGCCAAAAAACGATTAACACCTAAGACATTTGAATCAATCGTATTCAATGCGATAAAAAACATGATTACAATCCGTAAAAAACACTCGGTATTTGATGGCGATGTACAGTCAACCATTATTATCAACAATGATATCTCACTATACTCCTTTGTCAAAGCAACCGCAAAAGAGCGGATACTATTCATATACAACTTCTCGGAATATCGCAAAGAATTAACCTCAGAACCGTATCAAGAATTCCAATTTTCTACGAATATGGAGGATTTATTTACCGGTAGAACCATTGATTTTAACCATCCATCAATTACGATATCTCCGTATGAAGTGTTATGGTTAATGGAGAAACTATAAAAACGCAAAACTTTATTCAATTTGAACAAAATGTGTAATCGGTTCCACATTCTCCTTTATTTTCCGTACAATATTTTGTATAATGACAACTGTATGTGAAAGGAGTGATTACTCGTGCCTAGTATAAAAGATGTTGCTCGTAAGGCTGGGGTAGGGATTGCAACCGTATCTCGTGTAATCAATAATTCTGGCTATGTTAAGCAATCTACTCGTGAGAAAATCGAGAAGGTTATTCAAGAAATTGGATACGTGCCTAACGAAATTGCCCGAAGTATGTTAAAACAAAAAAACAATATTGTCGCTTTCATCATTCCTAATAGTACTCACCTCTTCTTTGGTGAATTACTGTATCATGTAGAATTGGAATTATTCAAATACGGATATAAATTAATGGTCTGTAATTCAAGTGAATCCATGGAGAAGGAATTAGAATACCTCGATATGCTTAAAAACAATCGTGTGGACGCAATCATTCTACTTACCAATAACGACATTGAACAGTATCTCAACAAAGATCTCCCTTTAATTTCATTTGATCGTAAGTTTAAGGATGTACCGTTTGTTGCAAGCGATAACTATCAAGGCGGTATCCTTGCAGCCAAGAAGCTAATTGATTTAGGTTGTGATCACTTAATGTTCATCGGTGATGATGCACAAGGAGATTCTACACCGGTACAAACGGAAGTTACCAAACGGCGACTTGGATTTATGAGCTATGCCAAAGAGCATCACCATTCCGAAGTAATTAATATTGAATACCCGTTGGGTAACTATATAAATATCCCTGAGCAAGTTCATAAAACTGTGTTAGAACATCCTGAAGTTGATGGAATCTTTGCCATCTCAGACGCGGTTGCTTGTGAAGTCATTCTGAACTTGGAAAAACATGGCAAACGAGTTCCTGAAGATGTTAAAGTTATTGGTTTTGACGGAGGTAGAAGTTTTCTAAATCTAGGTAAGAAAATGACTTCAATAAGCCAATCTCCTGAACAAATTGCTCACGCAATCGCAGAAAGTATCCACAGTTTCTATGCAAATGAAAAAGTGGAAAATAAGATTATTCCTGTAACCCTAACAAATGGAGAAACCGCATAAATCCGGTTTCTTTTTTTGTCCACTTTTTATTGACAACGCTTTCAACAAGTGCTATTATGAAATTGTGGAAACCTTTCCTCATTTTTACATAATAACAATTTTTTCATGAACTCCTTTTCGCCATCCTGCTCCGAACGGAGCAGGATGTAAAGGTGTAATTAACTAGAAAACTAAGTAGATAGGAGCTTTCCAATGGATGATAACAAAGTACGCATTATCTTAATTCGTCTGTGGCGAATACTAGTAACGATCCCAATTGTTGTGATTTACATACCAATTGTTGGTCTTATTAATCTTGTATGGTATCGGCTATTACGACGACCAAACAAAGTGGTATGGACGATTAGTCCGGATACCAGTTCGTTAACACTAGCATATTTACGAGATCATTGGGTAGGGGATTCAAATACCGCCCAAAATAACAAAGTGTTTCTTGGTTTTGTATTTCCTGCACTAGGTGCTTTTATTTTAATGGTTATCATTCCGTTCATTATGGGTATATACTATTCCTTTACAGATTGGACAGGATTGAACAATGACAATCTGCAGATGGTATGGTTTGATCACTATCGTACATTGCTAACGGATGTGAAGTTCTTCTATTCCTTTTCAAGAACAGTAATCTATTCCATCCTAAATATTGTATTTATCAATCTGGTTGCCTTTGGATTAGCTTTATTGGTAACACAAAAAATTAAATTACGTAATCTATACCGCGCTGGTTTCTTCATGCCAAACTTAATTGGTGGTTTGGTCCTTGGGTACATTTGGCAATTCATCTTCAACCGTGCTATTGTTGCATTTGGAGGTATCTTTGCGAAAAGCTTACTCGTTGATGGAAACTCTGCATTATTTGCGTTAATCATTGTCGTAACCTGGCAATATGCTGGATATATCATGATGATCTATATCGCAGCTATTCAAAACATACCACAAGACTTAATTGAAGCAAGTAAAATCGATGGTGCTTCAGCAATGCAACGATTACAAACGATTACCTTCCCACTTGTTGCTCAAGCATTCACTGTTGCGATGTTCTTAACATTAGTCACATCATTTAAGCAATTTGATACAGTTGTGTCACTGAGTGATGCTGGCCCGGCGATGCTGCTACCACAGTGGATTGCCGATATCTACGGTATCCGAATAGCACCTGCTGTGGACTCATTGAACTTCATTGCCGTAGATATCTATAAAGAAGCCTTCTCGAATTACAATATGGCTTTAGGACAAGCAAAAGCGATTATATTCTTCATCATCTTGCTGGTTATTTCACTTGTCCAAGTTAACTACAACAAGAAAAGAGAGGTGGAATTATAATGACAGACGAAAAACGGAACACATTGATATATAGTGTGATTGGTTTCATCTTAATGATTGCATTCTTCTTCCCCTTTTTCATTGTATTAATTAACTCTGCCAAAGATAGTTTTACGATTACCCAAGATCCACTTAGCTTACCAACAGATATGGGACAGCTCTTTGAAAATATCAAAATCATAGTTCAACATGATGGAATCAAATACTTTTCATCCTTCTTTAACTCACTTCTAATTACCACATTAAGTCTAATTACAATCGGAATATCCTCTGCGATGGCAGCATGGGTATTGGTCCGAACAAAATCAAAACTATCCTACATCATTTTCTTGTTTTTCTTAAGTGGAATGGTCATTCCATTTCAAGTTGTTATGTTACCACTTGTCAGCTTACTTGAAATCCTTCGTGAAATAACGACAATACCATTTAAAGATACCTATTGGGGTGTTATCTTAGCATACATCGGATTTGGTGCACCACTCAGTGTCTTTCTATTTCACGGGTTTATCAAATCGATCCCAACGGATATTGAAGAAGCAGCCATCATTGATGGTTGTAGTAAATCACAAGTCTTCTTCCGTGTTGTATTACCAATTTTGAAACCAATTTTTGTCACCATGTTGGTATTGAATGGTATGTGGATCTGGAACGATTATCTATTACCATCCCTAGTCATCGGAATTGGTGGAGATGTTCAAACACTACCACTAGCCGTGGCAAACCTAGCTGGTACTTATGTCAAACAATGGGATTTAATTTTAACAAGTGTATTAATGGCTGCTTTACCAGTCATCATTCTCTTCCTCTTTGCCCAAAAGCACATTATCAAAGGAATGACTTCTGGTGCCATTAAGTAAGAAACTTTTCATCTTTGATTTGGATGGTGTCTTAACATCTACAAGTCATGAGCATTTACAAGCATGGACACTTTTATGCGATGAACTGGGAATCAAAATTGGTCCGGATATCGAGGAAAAAACAAAAGGTGTCTCTCGACTAGATTCACTGAATATCGTCCTTTCCTCATCACCAAGTATAACGGCTTTTACCGAACAGGAAAAAATAGAGTTAGCTACACGTAAGAATCAAATATATCAATCACTGATACAAGAGTATACACCGAAGAACTTATATAAAGGTGTGCTTCAGTTACTGGAATATTTGCATAAAAATAACATATTAGTTGCCCTTGGTAGTGCTTCAAAAAATGGACCGATGTTGCTGGATAAGTTAGGAATAACAGACTATTTTGATTACATTGTAGATCCATCTACAGTACGTGGGAAACCACATCCCGATATCTTTCTTAAAGCAATGAATCACTTTTCATTACAACCAGAGCAATGTGTCGGCGTAGAAGATGCCATAGCTGGAATCCATGCGATTAATCAAGCAAATATGTACTCAATCGGAATCGGTCATAAAGACACGCTATCCCATGCATCAATTGTGTATCCTTCAATTGATCACATTCGTCTTGATGATATAGATACCCTGATAAAGGAGGGTACTTGATGATCATTACAAGAGACAATCGGTTACACATTGAACAGTTACAAACCGATGAATCTATTTTTGCAACCCAAAATGGATACATTGGTGTACGAGGAACCTTTTGTGAGGGATATGGTACAAACGGATTAAGGAATGGTACTTTCATCAATAGTTTCTATGAAGAATACCCTTATCGATATGAAGAGAATCTCTCGGGCTTTGCCCAAAAGGGACAAGCGATGATTCATGTAATTGATGGGCAAGGAATCGAGTTTTATATTGACAATCATCCATTAAATATGGAGAGTTGTGATGTTGTAAGTCTCCATCGAGAGTTTCATTTGTATGGTGGTTATACAACAAGAACGATTCATTACAAAACACCCTCACAATATGAATTTATCCTTACCGAAAAACGACTTACTTCTCTTGAACAGCCTGAATTATTCGTCGTTGAAATCGATCTTCAATCGTTAAACTATAGCGGACATGTAGAAATGCGTTCTACAGTGCAACAACCACAATTTAGTAACACCTTATCCCGTGATCCACGGATTGGAAAAACACATAATGAATCGTTTATACTACGTGATATTCATATCAGTGACGATTACGGATGTATCCAAGTTCAAACGAAGCATTCCAAACTAGAAATGGCGGTATCTGTTACGCACAATATCCCTGTTCAGTATACTCATAATGATAAAAACATCACGGCAACAGCACATGCTTCATTGACTGAAAACGAACACTTCACTTGTCGTAAATATGTAATCTATACATCCAGTAATTATCATTCAAATTATGTGACTGCAAACAATATATTACGTCAACAGATTCTTAAAAATCAATCTACGGATTACTTTGAACAACAACGACAAAGTCTTACGTCATTCTGGAAAACGTGTGAAATAGCAATCGACGGCAATGAGCGATTACAATTGATCATGAATTATAATGTGTATCAACTACATACGTCTGGTGGTCTGGATTCTCGCTTCAATATAGGAGCGAAGGGTCTCACAGGAGACGGCTATGAAGGGCATCATTTTTGGGATACTGAAATCTATTTACTACCATTCTTTGTATTAACGAATCCACAAAAAGCAAAGACATTATTATTGAATCGTTATCACAATATTGAAGCAGCCCGACAAGAAGCATTAAACTTAGGTCATACTCGCGGTATCAAGATACCTTGGCGTTCCATCACTGGACGTGAATTATCGCCATATTATCCCGCGGGAACAGCTCAATACCACATAAATAGCGATGTTGCATATGCCGTCATACATTATTACTACGCTACAGATGATATGTCGTTTATGTTGAAATACGGGTTTGAGTTACTTGTTGAAACCGCACGGACAATCTATGATATCGGTCATTTCCACAACGGAGTATTCCATATTCATGAAGTGACTGGTCCCGATGAATATACAACATGTGTAGATGACAATTACTACACCAACTCAATGGCACAGTACCATTTTCAATTCATCGTTGATTTTTACGACAAACATGCATCATTATTGAAATCCCTCATAACAAGGATGCAACTGTCCGATCAAGAAATAAAGGATTTTAATCAGGCTGCAGAATCCATGGCGATCATCTATGATGAAACATTACAAATTATTGCTCAAGATCAAACATTCTTATCCAAAGAACCATGGGATTTAGAACATACACCATCCTCAAACTTTCCATTATTACTTCATTATCATCCATTACAAATTTATCGGAAGCAAGTTCTCAAGCAGGCCGATGTATTGTTGTCGATGTTCCTACTGGATTTTGAGGATAAAACAATCATGGAACATTCATATGATTACTATTCAAACATAACCACACATGACTCTAGCTTATCGAAGTGTGTTCATAGTATTGTAGCAAGTGCATTAGACAAACTATCCGTCGCATACGATTATATGATAGATGTCAGTGAAGTGGATATGAGTAATACGCAACGAAACACAAAAGATGGACTGCATTTAGCAAATCTTGGTGGTTCATACATGACGATTGTATATGGTTTGGCTGGTTTACGAATCAAACCAGATCGCATTATTTTATGCCCAAGGATACCACATGACATGAATGGGTATTCGTTTACGATCCAATATCGTCAATCTATAATAACCATTTCCATATCGGACACGATTCAATTAACTTCAACAAACACTGTTGATATCGAACTGTATGGAAATGCAATCACATTACAAAAGGGTACAATACTTGATTATCCGTTAGGGTAATGAAGGAAACCAATAATTATTTCAATTAACAAAAAATAGGAGGAAATTAAATTGAAAAAATTAGCTTTATTTTTAGTAGCTCTAGTACTAAGTTTTGGTGTGTTATCAAGTAACACTACAGCTGTAGAAGCTGCAGATGGCACAACGTTAACAATCTTCCAAAACAAAATCGAAATCGACGCCGTTTTAACAACCTATGCAGAAGCTTGGGGAGTTACAAATGATGTAGACGTTGATGTCAAATCATGTGGTGGAGATGCGTGTGCTTATGGTACGCAAATCTTAGCTGAGTTCCAAGCAGCAGAACAACCAGATATCTTCGTTATTGAAGGTATGGGTGGATACAATCAGTACGCCGATAAAATTCTTGATTTAACTGGTGAAGCATGGGCAGCTGACACTGGATTAGAATTTGTTGTCGATGGTGTTGTATACGGTTTCCCAGTAGCTGTTGAAGGCTGGGGTATGGGATACAACAAAGAAATCCTTACTGCTGCAGGTGTTGATCCAGAAGATTTAACAAACCTTGCCGCATACGAAGACGCATTTGACAAAATCCAAACGTATTATGATGCAGATGCTACAAGAGCCGACTATGCTGTTGTATCAATGGCAGCTGGTGCCGGTATGACATGGGTTACAGGACTTCATAACTTCAATGCATACTTATCCGCACAACTAGATTACACCGATTCTACTGTTATTGATAAACTCAATAATGAAGAAGTTGACATGGATCGTTTAAACGATTTAGCAGACTGGGTAGAATTACTATTTGAATACGCTGATACTACCATCTTAGAAACTGGTACATATGACGATCA
This genomic window contains:
- a CDS encoding NADH-dependent [FeFe] hydrogenase, group A6 gives rise to the protein MINVTVNGIAVRVPEDATVIDAAEKVGIHIPTLCHLDLHEFGVVNKVASCRVCVVEVEGRGNLVPSCAETVYEGMNIITDSVKALNARRINLELLLSNHPFECLTCRKNLQCELQTLAKELNIRGVSVQGERMEYPLDMTSGAIVKDPEKCIMCRRCETMCNEVQTVGVLSAINRGFEVTVAPAFNLNFVDTSCTYCGQCVAVCPTAALTSMSELHKVWRALANPRRHVVAQIAPAVRVALGEMFDMDPGSISTGKIVTALKRLGFDKVFDTNFAADLTIMEEARELVHRIEHGGRLPMLTSCCPAWVKFIEHQFPDLLDVPSSCKSPQTMLGAIAKSYYLDTLDILPRRLKVVSIMPCVAKKAEAARPELSKESLLDVDYVLSTRELGYMITEAGIDFKNLEESEFDSILGESTGAAAIFGTTGGVIEAAVRSASYIMTGENIDKIEFEELRGLDGIREATVNVGGMDLNIGIAHGLGNARKLLESIQAGTSKYHAIEIMACPGGCIGGGGQPYHHGKTDVILKRQQAIYEIDRNSTRRRSHENQAVLQLYKDFLGEPYGEKAHDLLHTSYTKGERI
- a CDS encoding alpha-amylase family protein, translated to MKSLYSKRLSKHQKELKQLYFKLYDSYGATPKDFDSLLSMMFERYNERSDRLNNLDQHHKTWYLSRKLVGYTLYVDLFSDTLRKLEKKIPYLQELGITFVHLMPLLQTPEGENDGGYAVEDYLEINPSLGTMDDFEHLIEQFADANIVICIDYVINHTSDTHEWARKALNGDSQYQDMYLMYDDRTIPDQFDQTVPLVLPNKRPSNFTYKEEINKWVYTSFSSFQWDLNFKNPLVFEEMVNILLQLANKGINMIRLDAIPFMWKELHTSCRNLPEVHDLLHLFHLIKEIVCPSLVLLGEAIVEPDEIFKYFGTEERNECSVLYNANLMVNIWNAFATRDVRLLNIDNSKYHIHDQGCWMNYVRCHDDIGWGLNESALESLGVSPYYHKQYLIEFYSNQFPGSFAKGEIYQFNPQNNDARINGTTASLLGLERSYDEHNEYEQYIALRRIFLAHAILFSHRGIPLIYSGDEIATINDQSYRSDDRKNEDGRWVHRPYFDWTRAKKRLTPKTFESIVFNAIKNMITIRKKHSVFDGDVQSTIIINNDISLYSFVKATAKERILFIYNFSEYRKELTSEPYQEFQFSTNMEDLFTGRTIDFNHPSITISPYEVLWLMEKL
- a CDS encoding LacI family DNA-binding transcriptional regulator produces the protein MPSIKDVARKAGVGIATVSRVINNSGYVKQSTREKIEKVIQEIGYVPNEIARSMLKQKNNIVAFIIPNSTHLFFGELLYHVELELFKYGYKLMVCNSSESMEKELEYLDMLKNNRVDAIILLTNNDIEQYLNKDLPLISFDRKFKDVPFVASDNYQGGILAAKKLIDLGCDHLMFIGDDAQGDSTPVQTEVTKRRLGFMSYAKEHHHSEVINIEYPLGNYINIPEQVHKTVLEHPEVDGIFAISDAVACEVILNLEKHGKRVPEDVKVIGFDGGRSFLNLGKKMTSISQSPEQIAHAIAESIHSFYANEKVENKIIPVTLTNGETA
- a CDS encoding carbohydrate ABC transporter permease; its protein translation is MDDNKVRIILIRLWRILVTIPIVVIYIPIVGLINLVWYRLLRRPNKVVWTISPDTSSLTLAYLRDHWVGDSNTAQNNKVFLGFVFPALGAFILMVIIPFIMGIYYSFTDWTGLNNDNLQMVWFDHYRTLLTDVKFFYSFSRTVIYSILNIVFINLVAFGLALLVTQKIKLRNLYRAGFFMPNLIGGLVLGYIWQFIFNRAIVAFGGIFAKSLLVDGNSALFALIIVVTWQYAGYIMMIYIAAIQNIPQDLIEASKIDGASAMQRLQTITFPLVAQAFTVAMFLTLVTSFKQFDTVVSLSDAGPAMLLPQWIADIYGIRIAPAVDSLNFIAVDIYKEAFSNYNMALGQAKAIIFFIILLVISLVQVNYNKKREVEL
- a CDS encoding carbohydrate ABC transporter permease; this translates as MTDEKRNTLIYSVIGFILMIAFFFPFFIVLINSAKDSFTITQDPLSLPTDMGQLFENIKIIVQHDGIKYFSSFFNSLLITTLSLITIGISSAMAAWVLVRTKSKLSYIIFLFFLSGMVIPFQVVMLPLVSLLEILREITTIPFKDTYWGVILAYIGFGAPLSVFLFHGFIKSIPTDIEEAAIIDGCSKSQVFFRVVLPILKPIFVTMLVLNGMWIWNDYLLPSLVIGIGGDVQTLPLAVANLAGTYVKQWDLILTSVLMAALPVIILFLFAQKHIIKGMTSGAIK
- the pgmB gene encoding beta-phosphoglucomutase, with the protein product MPLSKKLFIFDLDGVLTSTSHEHLQAWTLLCDELGIKIGPDIEEKTKGVSRLDSLNIVLSSSPSITAFTEQEKIELATRKNQIYQSLIQEYTPKNLYKGVLQLLEYLHKNNILVALGSASKNGPMLLDKLGITDYFDYIVDPSTVRGKPHPDIFLKAMNHFSLQPEQCVGVEDAIAGIHAINQANMYSIGIGHKDTLSHASIVYPSIDHIRLDDIDTLIKEGT
- a CDS encoding glycoside hydrolase family 65 protein; protein product: MIITRDNRLHIEQLQTDESIFATQNGYIGVRGTFCEGYGTNGLRNGTFINSFYEEYPYRYEENLSGFAQKGQAMIHVIDGQGIEFYIDNHPLNMESCDVVSLHREFHLYGGYTTRTIHYKTPSQYEFILTEKRLTSLEQPELFVVEIDLQSLNYSGHVEMRSTVQQPQFSNTLSRDPRIGKTHNESFILRDIHISDDYGCIQVQTKHSKLEMAVSVTHNIPVQYTHNDKNITATAHASLTENEHFTCRKYVIYTSSNYHSNYVTANNILRQQILKNQSTDYFEQQRQSLTSFWKTCEIAIDGNERLQLIMNYNVYQLHTSGGLDSRFNIGAKGLTGDGYEGHHFWDTEIYLLPFFVLTNPQKAKTLLLNRYHNIEAARQEALNLGHTRGIKIPWRSITGRELSPYYPAGTAQYHINSDVAYAVIHYYYATDDMSFMLKYGFELLVETARTIYDIGHFHNGVFHIHEVTGPDEYTTCVDDNYYTNSMAQYHFQFIVDFYDKHASLLKSLITRMQLSDQEIKDFNQAAESMAIIYDETLQIIAQDQTFLSKEPWDLEHTPSSNFPLLLHYHPLQIYRKQVLKQADVLLSMFLLDFEDKTIMEHSYDYYSNITTHDSSLSKCVHSIVASALDKLSVAYDYMIDVSEVDMSNTQRNTKDGLHLANLGGSYMTIVYGLAGLRIKPDRIILCPRIPHDMNGYSFTIQYRQSIITISISDTIQLTSTNTVDIELYGNAITLQKGTILDYPLG
- a CDS encoding ABC transporter substrate-binding protein, encoding MKKLALFLVALVLSFGVLSSNTTAVEAADGTTLTIFQNKIEIDAVLTTYAEAWGVTNDVDVDVKSCGGDACAYGTQILAEFQAAEQPDIFVIEGMGGYNQYADKILDLTGEAWAADTGLEFVVDGVVYGFPVAVEGWGMGYNKEILTAAGVDPEDLTNLAAYEDAFDKIQTYYDADATRADYAVVSMAAGAGMTWVTGLHNFNAYLSAQLDYTDSTVIDKLNNEEVDMDRLNDLADWVELLFEYADTTILETGTYDDQVGKFANGEAAFIHQGNWIDGNLTDATFEMGYAPHAAMSGENTAIFIGAPSFYVINKDSDNIADAKAFLNDLASTTEGHDYMVNEANMVPAFDSVTLTPSTPLSAEVMAWNQAGNAYAWWQNDMPAGFGMDTLGPIYELFAKGTITKAQFVDRVALAIDPDYEPAEEQTGGNTGLYVAIGVGVVAVAGVGFYFFTKKS